Proteins encoded together in one Cydia pomonella isolate Wapato2018A chromosome 10, ilCydPomo1, whole genome shotgun sequence window:
- the LOC133521959 gene encoding prostaglandin reductase 1-like produces MVKQRKYVVKKHFQGVPKRDDFEIVEIELPPIKNGEILIKTEWISVDPYQRAYNSRYPVPYDQFGYQVSVVLDSKDPRYPEGSRVVSHQGWCDHSVVKTSEGEATLGLNTVYKLPDLKGMSNSLGIGAIGMPGATAYFGFLELCQPKAGETVVVTGAAGAVGSIVGQIAKIKGCTVIGFAGSDDKVEWLEKELGFDKAFNYKTVDIMNALKEAAPKGVDCYFDNVGGEISSQIISQMNLFGRVAVCGSISAYNEDLLNTPKAAIIQPSVVSKQLKIEGFIVSRWLPRWPEAFADLIKWAKSGQLKTREHVTEGFNNIYDAFVGMLAGENTGKAVVKV; encoded by the coding sequence ATGGTGAAACAAAGGAAATATGTCGTGAAGAAACATTTCCAGGGAGTTCCAAAGCGGGATGACTTCGAAATCGTGGAAATCGAACTACCCCCAATCAAAAATGGGGAAATCCTTATCAAAACCGAATGGATTAGTGTGGATCCCTACCAGCGCGCCTACAACTCCCGCTACCCCGTCCCCTACGACCAATTCGGATACCAAGTTAGTGTTGTATTGGATTCCAAAGACCCCAGATATCCAGAAGGATCTAGAGTCGTCTCTCACCAAGGCTGGTGTGACCACAGCGTCGTTAAAACGAGCGAAGGTGAAGCGACTTTAGGCTTAAACACTGTTTACAAGCTTCCCGATTTAAAGGGTATGTCCAATTCTCTGGGGATCGGAGCCATTGGCATGCCGGGAGCGACTGCGTACTTCGGGTTTCTGGAATTATGTCAGCCGAAAGCAGGCGAGACGGTGGTGGTAACTGGTGCTGCTGGAGCAGTGGGTTCCATCGTTGGACAAATCGCCAAAATCAAAGGTTGTACAGTCATCGGTTTCGCTGGCTCCGACGACAAGGTGGAATGGCTCGAGAAGGAGTTGGGTTTTGATAAAGCTTTCAATTATAAAACTGTGGACATCATGAATGCTCTGAAGGAAGCTGCGCCTAAAGGAGTGGACTGCTATTTTGATAACGTTGGAGGGGAAATAAGTAGCCAGATCATTTCTCAAATGAACCTCTTTGGACGAGTTGCCGTCTGTGGAAGTATAAGTGCATACAACGAAGATCTACTGAATACACCAAAAGCCGCTATAATTCAGCCGAGCGTAGTGTCAAAACAGTTGAAAATCGAAGGTTTCATCGTTTCGCGTTGGCTTCCGCGTTGGCCCGAGGCGTTCGCGGACCTGATAAAGTGGGCAAAATCTGGTCAACTGAAGACTAGAGAGCACGTTACTGAGGGCTTCAACAACATCTACGATGCCTTTGTAGGAATGTTGGCTGGTGAGAATACTGGTAAAGCTGTCGTTAAAgtctaa